Genomic DNA from Planctomycetaceae bacterium:
CGACGCCGCGGTGAACCGACTTCGTGCCTTGACGATGGACGGAACGGAGGCCTTCGAAGTCAGTCCTTCCGACGACGGCGGTATCTATTTTGGCTGCCAGATATCCCGGAAGGTCTCCGGCGATGAAGTCATCACCGACACTCACGCCGGAACCACCGTCCCGTTTTTTGACCTGATGTATAAGATCGACGCGACGAAGAGCGGTTGCCATCACCCGGACGGTGTGCTGTGGTTTCGCACCGGCAATCACCGCGTCCACAGCGACAGGGTTTCGATCCTGGACGTCTTTCCGACGGTGACGGAATTCTTCGGCGTTGAATACGACAGCAGAGATTCCGCCAGCGGGCACACGCGCAGCGGGCAAAGCCTGCTGCCTCTGCTGCGACATCCAAAACTGACGGCTGGTCAGCGGCGACAGAACGCCAACGCGGCTGTCGCTCACTGACACGCCGGAGCATTAAGCCAGCGTCAGGCCGAGTAACCTGGCCGGCTGGGGCGAGTCATCAGGGCGTTGGCCTGTTCGTCGCCGATGAACTCTTCCTTATCCGGATCCCAGTTCAGGTCTCGTCCCAGCATCAGCGTGATGTTGCACAAGTGGCACGACGTCATCGTGCGATGATGCGTGTAGACATCGGACACGGGGTCCTTGCGAGATTCGATGCAGTTGAAGAAGTTCTGCATGTGACCGGTCGGTTCGCCGCCGTAGATTTCGACGATCTTGTCATTCAATTTCTGCTGGTCGGCGTCAGTCAGATCTTCCACGGGTTTTCCGGTCAGCTTGCCTCGATTGACGAAGATCCGGCCCTTGCTGCCTTCGAACAGGATGCCATTTCCGAATTCCGTGCTGCCGTCTTCGGCACGGTAGTTGTCGTGAACGGTCATCTTTGTGCCATTGGCGTAGTCCAGCGTCAGGTGGAATTCAGTAGCCACGTTGAACGCGTTGGGAAGCTTCAGCTCGCCGGCGAACCACTTCACGAAGTCAAAGTTTTCGGGAACGGCCGGAGTAAATTTTCCGGCACCGCTGACTTTCGTCGGGCCGGTGTGGCTGACACCCAGCGCCCACTGAGCGATGTCGATGTGATGCGCACCCCAGTCAGTCATCTTGCCGCCGGAGTATTCAAAGAACCAGCGGAACATCTTGCGGCGTTCCACCATGTAAAGTGCTTCGGGAGCCGGGCCGAGCCACATGTCCCAGTCCAGACCGGCCGGCGCCTCGGTGGCTTCAAACGGTCCGCCTTTGTCGACTCCACCGATCGCGACATGGGCCGTGACGTTGTCGCCGATGTAGCCTTCCTGAACCATCGCGACCGCCTGCAGGAACTTGCGTTCGTTTTCGGATCGCTGCTGGGTTCCCACCTGAAACACGCGGCCTGTTTCCTTCACGACTTTGCAGATCTGCTTGCCTTCGTCGATGGTCAGAGTCAGCGGCTTTTCGCAATACACGTCAGCTCCCGCTCTCAGTGCCGCGATGGCAATGGGCACGTGCCAGTGGTCGGGAGTGCCAATCGTGACAACGTCCGGCTTCTCATTCGCCAGCATCTCACGGTAGTCGATGTACATGTTCAGATCGCCGCCGAGCGCGGCGTTGAATTCC
This window encodes:
- a CDS encoding Gfo/Idh/MocA family oxidoreductase, with product MTRTRRDFLRTTTAAGAGLALPLFIPGRARGMQAANDRKTVASIGVGGSRGRYNRGGDIARQASRLGKTIAVCDVDSNHNQEFNAALGGDLNMYIDYREMLANEKPDVVTIGTPDHWHVPIAIAALRAGADVYCEKPLTLTIDEGKQICKVVKETGRVFQVGTQQRSENERKFLQAVAMVQEGYIGDNVTAHVAIGGVDKGGPFEATEAPAGLDWDMWLGPAPEALYMVERRKMFRWFFEYSGGKMTDWGAHHIDIAQWALGVSHTGPTKVSGAGKFTPAVPENFDFVKWFAGELKLPNAFNVATEFHLTLDYANGTKMTVHDNYRAEDGSTEFGNGILFEGSKGRIFVNRGKLTGKPVEDLTDADQQKLNDKIVEIYGGEPTGHMQNFFNCIESRKDPVSDVYTHHRTMTSCHLCNITLMLGRDLNWDPDKEEFIGDEQANALMTRPSRPGYSA